In Amycolatopsis coloradensis, one genomic interval encodes:
- a CDS encoding protein meaA gives MRTYAGHSSAAASNELYRRNLAKGQTGLSVAFDLPTQTGYDPDHQLSKGEVGKVGVPVSHIGDMRRLFDGIPLAEANTSMTINAPAMWLLALYVSVAREQAEAEGRDVDEVLAKLTGTTQNDIIKEYLSRGTYIFPPGPSLRLITDMIAWTVHHVPKWNPINICSYHLQEAGATPTQEVAYALCTAIAVLDAVRDSGQVEQDDMAKVVARISFFVNAGVRFVEEMSKMRAFTALWDEITRDRYGVTDPKARRLRYGVQVNSLGLTEAQPENNVQRIVLEMLAVSLSRGARARAIQLPAWNEALGLPRPWDQQWALRMQQVLAFETDLLEYEDIFDGSHVIQAKVDEIMTGAREEIARVQDLGGAVAAVESGYMKSQLVASLAEYRRGMENGERILVGVNKFETTEPSPLQAEGAKAIETIDPAVEKQAVTAIEEWRTHRDNAAAESALEKLKAIAKTSENLFEATIECARAGVTTGEWSGALREVFGEYRAPTGVSASAAAGEGNEEIRRVRERVKATNTEIGERLRILVGKPGLDGHSNGAEQVAVRARDVGFEVVYQGIRLTPEQIVAAAVQEGVHVVGLSVLSGSHLEVVPQVVDGLRAAGAGDIPVIVGGIIPPDDEKLLLERGIAKVFTPKDYELTDIMDGIVGLVRERHGLST, from the coding sequence ATGCGGACCTACGCGGGCCACTCGTCCGCGGCCGCGTCCAACGAGCTGTACCGCCGTAACCTCGCGAAGGGGCAGACCGGCCTCTCGGTCGCCTTCGATCTGCCGACGCAGACCGGCTACGACCCGGATCACCAGCTGTCCAAGGGCGAGGTCGGCAAGGTCGGCGTCCCGGTTTCGCATATCGGCGACATGCGGCGCCTCTTCGACGGCATCCCGCTCGCCGAGGCCAACACCTCGATGACGATCAACGCGCCCGCCATGTGGCTGCTGGCGCTCTACGTCTCCGTCGCGCGCGAGCAGGCCGAAGCCGAGGGCCGTGACGTGGACGAGGTGCTGGCCAAGCTCACCGGCACCACGCAGAACGACATCATCAAGGAATACCTCTCCCGAGGTACCTACATCTTCCCGCCGGGCCCGAGCCTCCGCCTGATCACCGACATGATCGCGTGGACCGTGCACCATGTACCGAAGTGGAACCCGATCAACATCTGCAGCTATCACCTGCAGGAAGCCGGCGCGACGCCGACGCAAGAGGTCGCGTACGCGTTGTGCACCGCCATCGCCGTCCTCGACGCGGTCCGCGACTCCGGACAGGTCGAACAGGACGACATGGCCAAGGTGGTCGCGCGGATCTCGTTCTTCGTCAACGCCGGCGTGCGGTTCGTCGAAGAGATGTCGAAGATGCGCGCGTTCACCGCGCTCTGGGACGAGATCACCCGGGATCGTTACGGCGTCACGGATCCCAAGGCGCGACGGCTGCGCTACGGCGTGCAGGTCAACTCGCTGGGCCTGACCGAGGCGCAGCCCGAGAACAACGTCCAGCGCATCGTGCTGGAGATGCTCGCGGTCTCGCTTTCCCGCGGCGCCAGGGCGCGCGCGATCCAGCTGCCCGCGTGGAACGAGGCGCTCGGCCTGCCCCGGCCGTGGGATCAGCAGTGGGCGCTGCGGATGCAGCAGGTGCTCGCGTTCGAGACCGACCTGCTGGAGTACGAGGACATCTTCGACGGCTCGCACGTCATCCAGGCCAAGGTCGACGAGATCATGACGGGCGCGCGCGAGGAGATCGCGCGCGTGCAGGATCTCGGCGGCGCGGTGGCGGCCGTCGAGAGCGGCTACATGAAGTCCCAGCTTGTCGCCTCGCTCGCGGAGTACCGGCGGGGTATGGAGAACGGCGAGCGGATCCTGGTCGGGGTCAACAAGTTCGAGACCACCGAGCCGTCCCCGCTGCAAGCCGAAGGGGCCAAGGCGATCGAAACGATCGACCCCGCCGTCGAGAAGCAGGCGGTCACCGCGATCGAGGAATGGCGGACGCACCGCGACAACGCGGCCGCCGAGTCGGCGCTGGAGAAGCTGAAGGCCATCGCGAAGACGTCGGAGAACCTGTTCGAGGCCACGATCGAGTGTGCCCGTGCCGGGGTCACCACCGGCGAATGGTCGGGCGCGCTGCGCGAGGTGTTCGGCGAATACCGCGCTCCCACCGGGGTTTCCGCGTCGGCGGCCGCGGGTGAGGGCAACGAGGAGATCCGCCGGGTCCGCGAGCGGGTCAAGGCGACGAACACCGAGATCGGCGAGCGGCTGCGGATCCTGGTCGGCAAACCCGGCCTCGACGGGCATTCCAACGGCGCCGAGCAGGTGGCCGTGCGGGCGCGTGACGTCGGTTTCGAGGTGGTGTACCAGGGCATCCGGCTCACCCCGGAGCAGATCGTCGCGGCCGCCGTCCAGGAGGGCGTGCACGTCGTCGGGCTTTCGGTGCTCTCTGGTTCGCATCTCGAGGTCGTGCCGCAGGTGGTGGACGGCTTGCGGGCCGCGGGCGCGGGCGACATCCCGGTCATCGTCGGCGGCATCATCCCGCCGGACGACGAGAAGCTCCTTCTGGAGCGGGGGATCGCGAAAGTGTTCACGCCGAAGGACTACGAACTCACCGACATCATGGACGGGATTGTCGGATTGGTACGGGAGCGCCACGGTCTGAGCACCTAA
- the ehuB gene encoding ectoine/hydroxyectoine ABC transporter substrate-binding protein EhuB encodes MVHGEWSRREFFRRSAVLGAVTIGGPVLLSACTSTSSGDALQAAKDAKKIKIGIANEAPYGFTDQSGKVTGEAPEVARAVFKAMGIDNVEAEAVSFDQLIPALNARKYDVVAAGMNIKKERCDAAAFSIPDYSALTALLVPKGNPQQVLKFEDIAAKKVKVAVLSAAVEKGYATDSGVVEDQIVTLDSQDNMLRAVTDGRVYCAALTDISLKDVLAKSPGAAAEVTPGFAPVKDGKPVVSAGAFVFRKDDNPLREAFNAELKKLHDSGEWTKIVTPFGFSADNLPKADVTTEKLCAV; translated from the coding sequence ATGGTGCACGGCGAATGGTCGAGGCGGGAGTTCTTCCGGCGGTCAGCGGTTCTGGGTGCGGTGACGATCGGTGGTCCGGTGCTGCTGTCCGCGTGCACGTCTACGTCCTCCGGGGACGCGCTGCAGGCGGCCAAGGACGCGAAGAAGATCAAGATCGGGATCGCGAACGAAGCGCCGTACGGCTTCACGGACCAGAGCGGCAAGGTCACCGGCGAGGCGCCCGAGGTCGCCCGCGCCGTCTTCAAGGCCATGGGCATCGACAACGTGGAAGCCGAAGCGGTCTCCTTCGACCAGCTGATCCCCGCGCTCAACGCCAGGAAGTACGACGTCGTCGCGGCCGGGATGAACATCAAGAAGGAACGGTGCGACGCGGCGGCCTTCTCGATCCCCGACTACTCGGCGCTGACCGCTTTGCTGGTACCCAAGGGAAATCCGCAGCAGGTGCTGAAGTTCGAGGACATCGCGGCCAAGAAGGTCAAGGTCGCCGTGCTCTCGGCGGCCGTGGAAAAGGGGTACGCCACCGACTCCGGCGTCGTCGAGGACCAGATCGTCACCCTCGATTCGCAGGACAACATGCTCCGCGCGGTCACCGACGGCCGCGTCTACTGCGCCGCGCTCACCGACATTTCCCTCAAGGACGTCCTGGCGAAGAGCCCCGGCGCGGCGGCCGAGGTCACGCCCGGCTTCGCACCGGTCAAGGACGGCAAGCCGGTCGTGTCCGCGGGTGCCTTCGTCTTCCGCAAGGACGACAACCCGTTGCGTGAGGCGTTCAACGCCGAACTCAAGAAGCTGCACGACAGCGGCGAATGGACCAAGATCGTGACGCCGTTCGGCTTCTCGGCGGACAACCTGCCGAAGGCCGACGTCACCACCGAGAAACTCTGCGCGGTGTGA
- the ehuA gene encoding ectoine/hydroxyectoine ABC transporter ATP-binding protein EhuA encodes MIRFSQVVKSYGDHVVLRDLDFTVAPGEFVSLIGPSGSGKTTILRLLMTLEKVDGGTIEVCGDYLSHMKRGEKLVPADEKYLREARKRIGMVFQQFNLFPNMNVLRNITEAPIHSLGVARDEAEARAAELLEMVGLTDKKDAHPTRLSGGQQQRVAIARALAMRPDVLLLDEVTSALDPELVADVLRVLREIATSTDITILCVTHEMQFARDVSDRVMMFDQGQVLEDATPDKLFNDPEHDRTRRFLKAVIDRA; translated from the coding sequence ATGATCAGGTTCTCGCAGGTGGTCAAGTCCTATGGAGACCACGTCGTGCTGCGCGACCTCGATTTCACCGTCGCGCCGGGGGAGTTCGTCTCGCTGATCGGGCCGAGCGGGTCCGGGAAGACGACGATCCTGCGGCTGCTGATGACACTGGAGAAGGTCGACGGTGGCACCATCGAGGTCTGCGGCGACTATCTGAGCCATATGAAGCGCGGCGAGAAACTGGTACCCGCGGACGAGAAGTACCTGCGGGAGGCGCGCAAGCGGATCGGCATGGTGTTCCAGCAGTTCAACCTGTTCCCCAACATGAACGTGCTGCGCAACATCACCGAGGCGCCGATCCATTCGCTCGGCGTCGCCAGGGACGAGGCCGAGGCGCGGGCCGCCGAACTGCTGGAAATGGTGGGGCTCACGGACAAGAAGGACGCGCACCCCACCCGGCTTTCCGGTGGCCAGCAGCAGCGCGTCGCGATCGCCCGCGCGCTCGCGATGCGGCCGGACGTGCTGCTGCTGGACGAGGTGACGTCGGCGCTCGACCCGGAACTGGTCGCCGACGTCCTGCGCGTGCTACGCGAGATCGCGACGTCCACCGACATCACGATCCTCTGTGTCACGCACGAAATGCAGTTCGCGCGGGACGTCTCGGATCGGGTGATGATGTTCGACCAGGGGCAGGTGCTGGAGGACGCCACGCCCGACAAGCTGTTCAACGACCCGGAGCACGACCGGACGCGGCGGTTCCTCAAGGCGGTCATCGACCGGGCGTGA
- a CDS encoding enoyl-CoA hydratase-related protein: MAEYEHILVKRDGDTVTITMNRAARRNSLSADHLAELLAAFREAGDTDATGIVLAGAGPVFSAGHDFGDVAARDLMGVRELLRLCTELMGTMQSVPQVVVARVHGLATAAGCQLVASCDLAVAAESAGFALPGGKGGWFCHTPAVPVARAIGRKRLMELALTGDVVDAATALDWGLVNRVVPDDSLDEAVASLLGRATRGSRAGKAMGKQTLYAQLDRPEADAYALALEVMASASQLPGAREGMAAFLEKRSPVWPD, translated from the coding sequence ATGGCCGAGTACGAGCACATCCTCGTGAAGCGGGACGGCGACACCGTCACGATCACCATGAACCGCGCCGCGCGGCGGAACTCGCTGTCGGCGGACCACCTCGCCGAGCTGCTCGCGGCGTTCCGCGAGGCCGGGGACACCGACGCCACCGGGATCGTCCTGGCGGGCGCCGGGCCGGTGTTCTCGGCGGGACACGACTTCGGCGACGTCGCCGCGCGCGACCTGATGGGCGTGCGCGAGCTGCTGCGGCTGTGCACGGAGCTGATGGGCACGATGCAGTCCGTCCCGCAGGTCGTCGTCGCGCGGGTGCACGGGCTCGCGACCGCGGCGGGCTGCCAGCTGGTGGCCTCGTGCGACCTCGCCGTCGCCGCGGAGTCCGCCGGTTTCGCCCTTCCCGGTGGCAAGGGCGGCTGGTTCTGCCACACGCCCGCGGTACCGGTGGCGCGCGCGATCGGGCGGAAACGCCTGATGGAGCTGGCGCTCACCGGCGACGTCGTCGACGCCGCGACCGCACTGGACTGGGGCCTGGTGAACCGCGTCGTGCCGGACGACTCGCTGGACGAAGCCGTCGCTTCGCTGCTCGGTCGTGCGACGCGAGGGAGCCGGGCCGGCAAGGCGATGGGCAAGCAGACCCTCTACGCACAGCTGGACCGGCCCGAGGCCGACGCCTACGCGCTGGCGCTGGAGGTGATGGCTTCGGCTTCGCAGCTGCCCGGCGCACGTGAGGGGATGGCGGCCTTCCTGGAGAAGCGTTCCCCGGTGTGGCCCGACTGA
- the nucS gene encoding endonuclease NucS, translated as MRLVIARCQVDYAGRLTAHLPMATRLLLVKADGSVSVHSDDRAYKPLNWMSPPCWLIEDGKLWIVENKQGEKLVITIDEIFHDHPQELGAEPGLQKDGVEAHLQELLAEHIKTLGEGYTLVRREFPTAIGPVDIMARDADGASVAVEIKRRGEIDGVEQLTRYLELLNRDPLLAPVQGVFAAQIIKPQARVLAEDRGIRCLTLDYDALRGIESDEFRLF; from the coding sequence GTGCGCCTTGTGATCGCTCGCTGCCAGGTCGACTACGCCGGCCGTCTGACCGCCCATCTGCCGATGGCCACCCGGCTGCTGCTCGTGAAGGCCGACGGCTCGGTGTCCGTGCACTCGGACGACCGCGCCTACAAGCCGCTGAACTGGATGAGCCCGCCGTGCTGGCTGATCGAGGACGGCAAGCTGTGGATCGTCGAGAACAAGCAGGGGGAGAAGCTCGTCATCACGATCGACGAGATCTTCCACGACCACCCCCAGGAACTCGGCGCGGAACCGGGACTGCAGAAGGACGGCGTCGAGGCGCACCTTCAGGAACTGCTCGCCGAGCACATCAAGACCCTCGGTGAGGGCTACACCCTGGTGCGCCGGGAGTTCCCGACCGCGATCGGGCCGGTCGACATCATGGCCCGCGACGCCGACGGGGCCAGTGTCGCCGTCGAGATCAAACGGCGCGGCGAGATCGACGGTGTCGAGCAGCTGACGCGATACCTCGAACTGCTCAACCGCGACCCGCTGCTGGCGCCCGTGCAGGGCGTCTTCGCGGCGCAGATCATCAAGCCGCAGGCGCGAGTGCTGGCCGAGGACCGGGGGATCCGGTGCCTCACGCTGGACTACGACGCGTTGCGCGGCATCGAGTCGGACGAGTTCCGCCTCTTCTGA
- the ehuC gene encoding ectoine/hydroxyectoine ABC transporter permease subunit EhuC, giving the protein MSSSVSHIITSVLSGLTATVVAAVGGIALTVVLSLAAGLALGSPSRTVRGISRVYVEIFRGTSEVVQLFWLYFVLPVLVGFQLVPMFAGILVLGLNHGAYGAEIVRGAVNSVPRAQFEGAVALNLSPAQRMRRVILPQAFAEMLPPFNNLFIQLLKSTALLSFIAVPEMARQGELLRPVFGAELGWIYGTELVLYLLLALLITSGMRLLERIAARRLGRAPAKMTATAGGV; this is encoded by the coding sequence ATGTCCTCGTCGGTATCGCATATCATCACGTCCGTCCTCAGTGGACTGACCGCGACCGTTGTCGCCGCCGTCGGCGGGATCGCGCTCACCGTGGTGCTCTCGCTGGCCGCCGGGCTCGCGCTGGGATCGCCGTCCCGGACGGTGCGGGGGATTTCCCGTGTGTACGTCGAGATCTTCCGCGGCACCTCGGAAGTCGTCCAGCTGTTCTGGCTGTACTTCGTGCTCCCGGTGCTGGTCGGCTTCCAGCTGGTGCCGATGTTCGCCGGGATCCTGGTGCTGGGGCTCAACCACGGGGCCTACGGCGCGGAGATCGTCCGCGGCGCGGTGAATTCGGTCCCGCGCGCGCAGTTCGAGGGCGCCGTCGCGCTCAACCTGAGCCCGGCCCAGCGGATGCGGCGGGTGATCCTGCCACAGGCGTTCGCGGAAATGCTGCCACCGTTCAACAATCTCTTCATCCAGTTGCTGAAGAGCACCGCGCTGCTGTCGTTCATCGCCGTCCCGGAGATGGCGCGGCAAGGTGAACTTTTGCGGCCGGTGTTCGGCGCCGAGCTCGGCTGGATCTACGGCACCGAACTCGTGCTCTACCTCCTGCTCGCGTTGCTGATCACCAGCGGGATGCGGCTGCTGGAACGGATCGCCGCGCGGCGTCTCGGCCGGGCCCCGGCCAAGATGACGGCCACCGCGGGAGGTGTGTGA
- the ehuD gene encoding ectoine/hydroxyectoine ABC transporter permease subunit EhuD codes for MDWSWESAAKSVPLLLEGLLVTVEITLLASVVAYALGLVFALIRRTGIPVLSQAVLLFIEFVRSTPLLIQVFVLYYVIQPVGGMTLSPFATGVIALGVHYATYAAEVYRAGIEAVPKGQWEAATALNLPRSRVWTAVVLPQAVPRVLPALGNYTISMFKETPLLLAIGVVDVLARAKEVGADTFRVVEPYTLAGVLFLLVSLPASILVRRLERRAAHS; via the coding sequence ATGGATTGGAGCTGGGAATCCGCCGCGAAATCGGTTCCCCTTCTGCTGGAAGGGCTTCTCGTCACCGTCGAGATCACCTTGCTGGCCTCGGTGGTCGCGTACGCGCTCGGCCTGGTGTTCGCGCTGATCCGCCGGACGGGGATTCCCGTGTTGTCCCAGGCGGTTCTGCTGTTCATCGAGTTCGTCCGCAGCACGCCCTTGCTGATCCAGGTGTTCGTGCTCTACTACGTGATCCAGCCGGTGGGTGGCATGACCTTGTCCCCGTTCGCCACCGGCGTCATCGCGCTCGGCGTGCATTACGCGACGTACGCGGCCGAGGTCTACCGTGCCGGGATCGAGGCTGTCCCGAAAGGACAGTGGGAGGCCGCGACCGCGCTGAACCTCCCGAGGTCGCGGGTGTGGACCGCGGTCGTCCTGCCGCAGGCGGTGCCGCGGGTGCTGCCCGCGCTCGGCAACTACACGATCTCGATGTTCAAGGAAACGCCGTTGCTGCTGGCGATCGGCGTCGTCGACGTCCTGGCGAGGGCGAAGGAGGTCGGCGCCGACACGTTCCGCGTCGTCGAGCCGTACACCCTGGCCGGGGTGCTGTTCCTGCTGGTGAGCCTGCCGGCTTCGATTCTGGTGAGAAGGTTGGAGCGACGTGCCGCCCACAGTTGA
- a CDS encoding cysteine hydrolase family protein, which translates to MTTENKALIVIDVQRGFDKPVWGPRNNPGAEANIKALVDAYQERGLPIVLVHHDSVKPGSSLRPGQEGNHFKPELDGVRADLVFGKKVNSAFHGDVDLDGWLKTRGITSFVLAGIQTNFCCETTARVGGNLGYDVTFALDATFTFDLAGPDGSVLTADELSKATATNLHGGGFATVTSTKEILGRL; encoded by the coding sequence ATGACTACTGAGAACAAGGCCTTGATCGTGATCGACGTCCAGCGCGGCTTCGACAAGCCCGTCTGGGGCCCGCGCAACAACCCCGGCGCGGAGGCCAACATCAAGGCGCTCGTCGACGCCTACCAGGAGCGCGGGCTGCCGATCGTGCTGGTGCACCACGACTCCGTGAAACCCGGCTCGTCGCTGCGGCCGGGGCAGGAGGGCAACCACTTCAAGCCCGAACTCGACGGCGTGCGCGCGGACCTGGTGTTCGGCAAGAAGGTCAACTCGGCCTTCCACGGCGACGTCGATCTCGACGGCTGGCTGAAGACTCGCGGCATCACGTCGTTCGTGCTCGCCGGGATCCAGACGAACTTCTGCTGCGAGACCACCGCGCGCGTCGGCGGGAACCTCGGCTACGACGTGACTTTCGCGCTCGACGCCACCTTCACCTTCGACCTCGCCGGGCCGGACGGCAGCGTCCTGACCGCGGACGAGCTCTCCAAGGCGACCGCGACGAACCTGCACGGGGGCGGGTTCGCCACGGTCACCTCGACGAAGGAGATCCTCGGGAGGCTTTGA
- a CDS encoding GlxA family transcriptional regulator translates to MRTVGVLLLPGSRSFDLGVIGEVWGVDRTDSGIGPFEVRLCASGRGSIAVHPFGRIEATHGLSGLAGCDLVLVPGRVDPHAGVPAAAVASLRKAHRAGITVASLCSGAFTLAAAGLLDGRSVTTHWRLLDDLEAAARDAVVQRDVLFTDEGDVLTSAGVVGGLDLCLHLVRREHGAEVAAALARRLVMPPAREGGQRQFVDNPLPPKPSRPSVSSTMDWALERIADDIGVDDLVGHAGLSERTFHREFAAATGVTPGRWLRAQRVRLARRLLETTELPVERVAQRSGLGTAANLRRRLRADVGVGPDSYRRTFRSVTVEAWPSTSTSS, encoded by the coding sequence ATGCGAACCGTGGGTGTGCTCCTCCTGCCGGGCAGCCGGTCCTTCGATCTGGGTGTGATCGGCGAGGTCTGGGGCGTGGACCGGACCGACAGCGGTATCGGTCCCTTCGAGGTCCGGCTCTGCGCGTCCGGCCGCGGCTCGATCGCCGTCCATCCGTTCGGCCGGATCGAGGCCACCCATGGGCTGAGCGGGCTGGCGGGCTGTGATCTCGTCCTCGTGCCCGGCCGGGTGGATCCGCACGCCGGGGTGCCCGCGGCCGCCGTCGCCTCGCTGCGCAAGGCGCACCGGGCGGGGATCACCGTGGCGTCGCTGTGCTCCGGGGCCTTCACGCTCGCCGCGGCCGGGTTGCTCGACGGCCGGTCCGTCACCACGCACTGGCGGCTGCTGGACGACCTCGAAGCCGCCGCTCGCGACGCCGTCGTCCAGCGGGACGTCCTGTTCACCGACGAGGGCGACGTCCTGACCTCCGCCGGGGTGGTCGGCGGGCTGGATCTCTGCCTGCATCTGGTGCGCCGCGAGCACGGCGCCGAGGTCGCCGCCGCTCTCGCCCGGCGGCTGGTGATGCCGCCCGCGAGGGAAGGCGGCCAGCGGCAGTTCGTCGACAACCCGTTGCCGCCCAAGCCGTCGAGGCCGAGCGTGTCGTCCACAATGGACTGGGCGCTGGAGCGGATCGCCGACGACATCGGCGTCGACGACCTCGTCGGTCACGCCGGGCTGAGCGAGCGGACCTTCCACCGCGAGTTCGCGGCGGCCACCGGCGTGACACCGGGCCGGTGGCTGCGCGCGCAGCGGGTGCGGCTCGCGCGGCGGCTGCTGGAGACCACCGAGCTCCCGGTCGAGCGGGTCGCGCAGCGTTCCGGCCTCGGCACCGCCGCCAACCTGCGGCGAAGGCTCCGTGCCGACGTCGGTGTCGGGCCCGATTCGTATCGCCGGACGTTCCGGTCGGTTACCGTCGAAGCATGGCCGAGTACGAGCACATCCTCGTGA
- a CDS encoding NUDIX hydrolase, whose product MDPVQRVSSREVYRNNWMTLREDAIRRLDGSEGIYAVVDKPACAVVIPFDGARFHLVEQFRYPVGMRRWEFPMGTAPELADVPPLELAARELREETGLIAGSMADLGLTDVAPGFSSQRGHVFLATDLTQGEAQREVEEQDMRTAWIERGEFEKMIASGDITDAQTLAAYTLLLMRERTL is encoded by the coding sequence ATGGACCCCGTTCAGCGTGTCAGCTCCCGCGAGGTGTACCGGAACAACTGGATGACCCTGCGCGAGGACGCCATCCGGCGGCTCGACGGTTCCGAGGGGATCTACGCCGTCGTCGACAAACCCGCCTGTGCCGTGGTGATCCCGTTCGACGGTGCCCGGTTTCACCTGGTCGAACAGTTCCGCTACCCGGTCGGGATGCGACGCTGGGAGTTCCCGATGGGCACCGCGCCCGAGCTGGCCGACGTCCCGCCGCTCGAACTCGCCGCCCGCGAACTGCGGGAGGAGACCGGGCTGATCGCGGGCTCGATGGCCGACCTCGGCCTGACCGACGTCGCGCCCGGGTTTTCGAGCCAGCGCGGGCACGTGTTCCTCGCCACCGATCTCACGCAGGGTGAAGCCCAGCGCGAGGTCGAGGAGCAGGACATGCGGACGGCATGGATCGAACGCGGGGAGTTCGAGAAGATGATCGCTTCGGGAGACATCACCGACGCACAGACGCTGGCCGCCTACACGCTTCTGCTCATGCGCGAACGCACGCTTTGA